In Gloeocapsa sp. PCC 73106, the genomic window AGGTAGAAGCATGGGCTTTGAGAGATTTAGGACTCAGAGATGCAGAAGATATGGATATATTCAATAGTGCTAAAAATCAAACAATTGTCATTATCACTAAAGATAGTGATTTCATAGAACTTGTAACTCGTTTTGGCACCCCACCTCAAATTCTTTGGGTAACTTGTGGAAATGTTACCAATCGGAATTTAAAGGAAATTTTCCAGCAAACTTTCTCAAAAGCAACAAACTTACTAGAGGAGGGAGAAGCAGTTGTGGAAATTGGCGACTCTTAAAAGAAAGTGCGATCGTCTATATTATTCTGGATGAAAACAACTAGCGAATCGCTCCACCCATACTCGCTTTAAGTCAAGATTGGTAGAGAGCGATCGCCTTAGTTTGATAACTTTAAATGGGGTTAAATAATGTTAACCTCTCCATTATAACCTTGAAGTTGAACCACAAAATCATTGGAGTCAAAGTTGCTTCCGTCGGGATTATGGAACAAGAAAATACCGCTTTGACCGCTGACGTTATACGATCTAGAAGTACCGCTTGGAAATGAAAGGCTATAGATATCAGTTAGATTGGTAAGCGTACCACTAAAACTAACTTCTGAATCCAAGTCAAAAGAAAAGTCAAACTCAATTAAATCACCCCCACCGTAGCCATTAATAGTATCGTAGGAAGCGATCACCGAATCACCTGGGTCAAAGACGTATAGATCTCCTCCACCTTCACCCTGTAGGAAGTCTCGTCCTGTTCCTCCGTGGAGAAAATCGGTACTAAATGAATTTCCATAAAGAGAATCATTTCCAGATTCTCCAAAAAGGTAATTAGGGCTGATGTCATTTTGTCCTAAAACCCTGATCGCTTGTCGATTATTGGTAAATCCTCGTATCACATCATTTCCGTCACCACCATAGAGAAAGTCAACCCCAATATCACCAAAAAGAGTATCATTTCCAGCATTGCCGTAGAGAATGTCACTGCCTGTCCAACCTACCAGTTTGTCATTGCCGTCACCTCCCTCAACAGTATCGTTACCGTTTTTAGCGAAGATATCGTCATTGCCACTAGTTGGGAAACCACCTGTCACTCCTGATGAGATAGAAGATGGTGTAATTGTATCATCGGCATTAGTTCCGTTAATTGTAGCCATATTAGTACTCCCTTGATTTAAATAAGTTTTGTATTTCTAGTACAAAAATAAAACATTTGATTTTAAGACATAATACACTGGATGGAAACGACTGGCGAATCGCTCCCCCAAACTCGCTTTAAGTTAAAGATTGGTAGAGTGCGATCGCCTTAGTTAGATAACTTTAAATGGGGTTAAACAATGGTAGCCGCGCCGTTATAACCTTGAAGTTGAACCACAAAATCATTGGAGTCAAAGTTAGTTCCGTCGGGATTATGGAACACGAAAATACCGCTTTGACCACTGACGTTATAAGCTCTAGAAGTACCGCTTGAAAATGACAAGAAATAGATATCAGTTAGATTAGTAAGCGTACCACTTGAACTAACCACTTGATCGGATACACCTAGGTCAATTCTCTCACCTGCAGTGTAGCCACTA contains:
- a CDS encoding calcium-binding protein — its product is MATINGTNADDTITPSSISSGVTGGFPTSGNDDIFAKNGNDTVEGGDGNDKLVGWTGSDILYGNAGNDTLFGDIGVDFLYGGDGNDVIRGFTNNRQAIRVLGQNDISPNYLFGESGNDSLYGNSFSTDFLHGGTGRDFLQGEGGGDLYVFDPGDSVIASYDTINGYGGGDLIEFDFSFDLDSEVSFSGTLTNLTDIYSLSFPSGTSRSYNVSGQSGIFLFHNPDGSNFDSNDFVVQLQGYNGEVNII
- a CDS encoding DUF5615 family PIN-like protein, which encodes MKFWIDAQLPPSLANWLKENFQVEAWALRDLGLRDAEDMDIFNSAKNQTIVIITKDSDFIELVTRFGTPPQILWVTCGNVTNRNLKEIFQQTFSKATNLLEEGEAVVEIGDS